TCGCCGATTCGTTCGATGCGGCACCGCCGCGGCAGGAAGCCGCGGGTGTCCAGCAGGTAGAGCAGCTCATTCAGCCACGCCACAAGGAGGGCCTCACGGTCGACGGCGGACACGGACACGTCCAGGCGCGTGTCTTCGCGCCGCCCGGCAGGGTCGACGATCAGGTCGACGAGTCCCATCGCGGCGTTCACAAACACCTCTTCGAGCGTGTCGCCTCGCGCCGCCAGCCCGATGTCCGCGGTGTGCTCGAACGTCTCAAAGGGATGCATCGTCGCCGGCCTCGAGGCGGCTTTTCGGGTTCCTCGCGATCTTTTCCCGGCGCCTGCTCTACGGCCGGCGGTTCGGCCTGGGTCGGGGCCGGTTTGAACGCGCGGC
This genomic interval from bacterium contains the following:
- a CDS encoding archease, encoding MHPFETFEHTADIGLAARGDTLEEVFVNAAMGLVDLIVDPAGRREDTRLDVSVSAVDREALLVAWLNELLYLLDTRGFLPRRCRIERIG